A single window of Salvia splendens isolate huo1 chromosome 6, SspV2, whole genome shotgun sequence DNA harbors:
- the LOC121809861 gene encoding alpha-ketoglutarate-dependent dioxygenase alkB-like — protein sequence MYRSEVTTEESERTAFRKAEKKYKIYYDNTKKKKVTRPVDLSEVLDFKSILDDYNCNIELNDGVSVLNRDFDRPIFCLESRPGFYFIPGALSVEEQRQWIRESLTSFPQPPNRTNHNAIYGPIEDLVVSAKERRVLVEVERLPDDVCAPRYKFVEEHGELHSKDACKSVPASVLLRKLRWSTLGLQFDWSKRGYNISLPYKKIPDELCQLAKRMAAPAMPRGEEFLPEAAIVNYFGSGDMLGGHLDDMEKDWSKPIVSMSLGCKAIFLLGGKSREDTPIAMFLRSGDAVLMAGEARECFHGVPRIFTDAENADISHLESQFRQEDGHAYLDYIRTSRININIRQVY from the exons ATGTACCGATCAGAGGTTACCACCGAAGAATCAGAGCGGACAGCTTTCCGGAAAGCTGAAAAGAAATACAAAATCTATTACGATAACACCAAAAA GAAAAAGGTAACGAGACCTGTGGATTTATCAGAGGTCTTAGATTTCAAGTCAATTTTAGACGACTATAATTGCAACATTGAGCTTAACGATGGAGTTTCGGTACTAAATCGTGATTTTGATCGACCTATTTTCTGCTTGGAAAGCCGGCCAG gtttttattttattcctggTGCCTTGAGTGTTGAAGAGCAGCGACAATGGATAAGGGAGAGTTTGACCAGCTTTCCTCAACCGCCAAATCGAACAAACCACAATGCAATTTATGGCCCTATAGAGGATTTGGTTGTTTCTGCTAAAGAGCGGAGGGTATTAGTGGAAGTAGAAAGACTTCCGGATGATGTGTGTGCTCCCCGGTACAAGTTTGTCGAGGAACATGGTGAATTGCATAGTAAAGATGCGTGCAAATCAGTGCCTGCTTCTGTTTTGCTGCGTAAGTTAAGATGGAGTACTCTTGGCTTGCAATTTGACTGGTCCAAG CGGGGCTATAACATTTCTCTACCTTATAAGAAGATTCCCGATGAATTGTGCCAGTTGGCGAAAAGGATGGCAGCTCCTGCCATGCCCCGTGGTGAAGAATTCCTACCCGAAGCTGCTATCGTGAACTATTTTGGTTCAG GCGATATGCTTGGTGGGCACCTTGATGACATGGAAAAGGACTGGAGCAAGCCTATTGTAAGCATGAG CTTGGGTTGCAAAGCTATATTCCTTCTTGGGGGAAAATCAAGGGAAGATACGCCAATTGCAATGTTCCTCCGAAGTGGTGATGCCGTTCTTATGGCTGGAGAAGCTAGGGAATGCTTCCATG GTGTTCCTCGTATATTTACCGATGCAGAAAATGCTGACATATCCCATCTCGAATCCCAGTTTAGACAAGAAGATGGTCATGCTTATCTGGATTACATTAGGACTTCAAGAATCAACATCAATATCCGACAAGTTTACTAA
- the LOC121808661 gene encoding chlorophyll a-b binding protein, chloroplastic-like: MASACASSAIAAVAFSSPSSQKNGSIVGATKANFFGGRKLRVSKVTSPSGKRSVAVCAAADPDRPLWFPGSTPPEWLDGSLPGDFGFDPLGLASDPESLKWNTQAELVHCRWAMLGAAGIFIPEFLTKIGILNTPSWYTAGEQEYFTDTTTLFVVELILIGWAEGRRWADILKPGSVNTDPIFPNNKLTGTDVGYPGGLWFDPLGWGTGSPQKLKELRTKEIKNGRLAMLAVMGAWFQHIYTGTGPIDNLFAHLADPGHATIFASFSPK, encoded by the exons ATGGCCTCTGCTTGTGCTTCATCAGCCATTGCTGCTGTTGCCTTCTCCTCCCCAAG CTCACAGAAAAATGGATCAATTGTGGGAGCAACAAAGGCCAATTTCTTTGGAGGAAGGAAGTTGAGAGTGAGCAAGGTCACTTCGCCTTCGGGTAAGCGATCCGTGGCCGTCTGCGCGGCCGCTGATCCCGACAGACCGTTGTGGTTCCCCGGGAGCACCCCTCCCGAGTGGCTCGACGGCAGCCTTCCCGGAGACTTCGGCTTCGATCCTCTCGGCCTAG CGTCCGACCCGGAGAGCTTGAAGTGGAACACGCAGGCGGAGCTCGTCCACTGCCGATGGGCGATGCTCGGGGCGGCCGGCATATTCATCCCGGAGTTCCTTACCAAGATCGGCATCCTCAACACCCCGTCGTGGTACACTGCCGGTGAGCAGGAGTACTTCACCGACACGACCACGCTCTTTGTTGTCGAGCTGATTCTCATCGGCTGGGCCGAGGGGAGGAGATGGGCGGACATTCTCAAGCCGGGATCAGTCAACACTGACCCCATTTTCCCCAACAACAAGCTTACGGGAACCGACGTTGGCTACCCCGGTGGGCTGTGGTTCGACCCTCTCGGCTGGGGCACCGGATCGCCACAGAAGCTCAAGGAGCTGAGGACGAAGGAAATCAAGAACGGACGGCTGGCAATGCTAGCTGTCATGGGAGCGTGGTTCCAACATATCTACACCGGAACAGGGCCCATCGATAACCTCTTCGCTCACCTTGCGGATCCCGGCCACGCCACCATATTTGCT TCTTTCAGCCCTAAGTAA
- the LOC121807552 gene encoding uncharacterized protein LOC121807552 isoform X2, with the protein MSLEPNIGLRMAKVQRRRLEDDYTGDRISMLPDDILVLILSSLTLKEAARTSTLCSRWSERIDDWLSYAVSRKVESIELTWKANLPRNCYPFPYKQGNFPDNLKLLKKLSFSYVNVSCEAVAFLLGYCRLLEQLSLCGIPLSSLVVIRTSLVFKCLEISRCSALNSVVVRESKVVCIKYNGAGKPHCRFELVDVPLLTELWIQANAHQQYISALADILSMFDSVLPQLHTLKIYAMSNYTRRNTWSDVKIMPNLKELGVVLGSDYRDNHPLLPIIHWFSVAPCLQRFVIEASHQEMTQVDKKELIYAPKWYSQYCLCKGRRDYSPIKEVVFVGYRGVCNHFEMIERLVTYSLALEKIIVDPRSFLLCKNIRWDYISRNQICKESSK; encoded by the exons ATGAGTCTCGAGCCAAATATAGGGTTGAGGATGGCGAAAGTGCAAAGGAGGCGCCTCGAAGATGACTACACG GGTGATCGAATAAGCATGCTTCCAGATGATATATTAGTGTTAATATTATCTTCCTTGACCTTGAAAGAAGCTGCAAGGACTAGCACACTTTGCTCTCGATGGAG TGAACGGATCGATGATTGGCTTAGCTACGCTGTTAGTAGAAAGGTCGAGAGCATTGAATTGACCTGGAAGGCCAATTTACCAAGAAATTGTTACCCTTTCCCATACAAACAAGGCAACTTCCCCGACAATCTTAAGCTGCTGAAGAAGCTGAGTTTTAGTTATGTGAATGTGAGCTGTGAGGCCGTGGCGTTTTTGTTGGGGTACTGTCGTCTCCTCGAGCAACTGTCCCTATGTGGAATCCCGCTTTCGTCTCTGGTGGTTATTCGGACCTCGCTCGTGTTCAAATGCCTAGAAATCAGCCGGTGCAGTGCTCTCAACTCAGTTGTGGTCCGTGAATCGAAGGTTGTCTGCATCAAGTACAATGGTGCGGGTAAACCGCATTGTCGTTTCGAGCTCGTCGATGTTCCCCTCCTTACCGAGCTCTGGATTCAGGCGAATGCTCATCAACAATATATTTCTGCACTCGCAGACATTTTAAGCATGTTTGATTCTGTGCTTCCACAACTACACACACTCAAGATATATGCTATGTCCAATTATACCCGCAGG AACACTTGGTCGGATGTTAAGATAATGCCTAATCTTAAGGAGTTGGGGGTGGTTCTTGGGAGTGATTACAGGGACAATCATCCTCTTTTGCCAATAATACATTGGTTTAGTGTAGCACCTTGCTTGCAGAGATTTGTGATAGAG GCGTCACACCAAGAGATGACCCAAGTAGACAAGAAGGAGTTGATATATGCTCCAAAATGGTATTCTCAGTATTGCTTGTGTAAAGGTAGGAGGGATTATTCTCCCATCAAGGAAGTAGTGTTTGTTGGATATCGTGGTGTGTGTAATCATTTTGAAATGATTGAACGATTGGTGACATACAGTCTTGCGCTAGAGAAGATAATTGTGGATCCACGATCTTTCTTGCTTTGCAAGAATATACGGTGGGATTACATTTCTCGAAACCAAATTTGCAAGGAATCGAGCAAATGA
- the LOC121807552 gene encoding uncharacterized protein LOC121807552 isoform X1, whose translation MLIRLIHAYMSLEPNIGLRMAKVQRRRLEDDYTGDRISMLPDDILVLILSSLTLKEAARTSTLCSRWSERIDDWLSYAVSRKVESIELTWKANLPRNCYPFPYKQGNFPDNLKLLKKLSFSYVNVSCEAVAFLLGYCRLLEQLSLCGIPLSSLVVIRTSLVFKCLEISRCSALNSVVVRESKVVCIKYNGAGKPHCRFELVDVPLLTELWIQANAHQQYISALADILSMFDSVLPQLHTLKIYAMSNYTRRNTWSDVKIMPNLKELGVVLGSDYRDNHPLLPIIHWFSVAPCLQRFVIEASHQEMTQVDKKELIYAPKWYSQYCLCKGRRDYSPIKEVVFVGYRGVCNHFEMIERLVTYSLALEKIIVDPRSFLLCKNIRWDYISRNQICKESSK comes from the exons ATGCTG ATTAGGCTAATCCATGCATATATGAGTCTCGAGCCAAATATAGGGTTGAGGATGGCGAAAGTGCAAAGGAGGCGCCTCGAAGATGACTACACG GGTGATCGAATAAGCATGCTTCCAGATGATATATTAGTGTTAATATTATCTTCCTTGACCTTGAAAGAAGCTGCAAGGACTAGCACACTTTGCTCTCGATGGAG TGAACGGATCGATGATTGGCTTAGCTACGCTGTTAGTAGAAAGGTCGAGAGCATTGAATTGACCTGGAAGGCCAATTTACCAAGAAATTGTTACCCTTTCCCATACAAACAAGGCAACTTCCCCGACAATCTTAAGCTGCTGAAGAAGCTGAGTTTTAGTTATGTGAATGTGAGCTGTGAGGCCGTGGCGTTTTTGTTGGGGTACTGTCGTCTCCTCGAGCAACTGTCCCTATGTGGAATCCCGCTTTCGTCTCTGGTGGTTATTCGGACCTCGCTCGTGTTCAAATGCCTAGAAATCAGCCGGTGCAGTGCTCTCAACTCAGTTGTGGTCCGTGAATCGAAGGTTGTCTGCATCAAGTACAATGGTGCGGGTAAACCGCATTGTCGTTTCGAGCTCGTCGATGTTCCCCTCCTTACCGAGCTCTGGATTCAGGCGAATGCTCATCAACAATATATTTCTGCACTCGCAGACATTTTAAGCATGTTTGATTCTGTGCTTCCACAACTACACACACTCAAGATATATGCTATGTCCAATTATACCCGCAGG AACACTTGGTCGGATGTTAAGATAATGCCTAATCTTAAGGAGTTGGGGGTGGTTCTTGGGAGTGATTACAGGGACAATCATCCTCTTTTGCCAATAATACATTGGTTTAGTGTAGCACCTTGCTTGCAGAGATTTGTGATAGAG GCGTCACACCAAGAGATGACCCAAGTAGACAAGAAGGAGTTGATATATGCTCCAAAATGGTATTCTCAGTATTGCTTGTGTAAAGGTAGGAGGGATTATTCTCCCATCAAGGAAGTAGTGTTTGTTGGATATCGTGGTGTGTGTAATCATTTTGAAATGATTGAACGATTGGTGACATACAGTCTTGCGCTAGAGAAGATAATTGTGGATCCACGATCTTTCTTGCTTTGCAAGAATATACGGTGGGATTACATTTCTCGAAACCAAATTTGCAAGGAATCGAGCAAATGA